GACCGAGCAGCAGTGGCAGGACGACTGGCTGTTCATGGCCCGCCGCTACGCCGCGAACAAGCGGGTCGTCGGCGCGGACCTGTACAACGAGGTCCGCCGCAACACCTTCGACGACCCGAACTGGGGCTGGGGCAACGACAAGGACTGGCAGCGCGCGAGCCAGCAGGTGGGCGACCGCATCCTGACCGAGGCCAACCGCGACCTGCTGATCATCGTCGAGGGCATCAACTGGACCGGCCTGCCGATCGACGGCTTCGCGCACGGACGGCCCACGCTGGAGCCCGCCCGCACGCTGTCGCACACGCTCGTCGACTCCGGGAAGCTCGTCTATTCGGCGCACTTCTACGGCTACACCGGCCCGAACCACTCCGGCGCGACCGGCATCGGCGAGACGCACGACCCGCGCTACCGCGACCTCTCGCTCCAGGAACTGCGCGACACCCTCTACCGGCAGGCGTTCTTCGTCGAGCAGGACACCGGCAAGCACTACACCGCGCCGCTGTGGATCAGCGAGTTCGGCGAGGGCCGCGGCACCACGGACGCCGCGTCCCGCGCCTGGTTCGAGAACTTCGTGGACTACCTGGCCCAGACCGACACCGATTTCGCGTACTGGCCCGCCGTGGGCTTCCAGACGAACGGCTCGGGAGACGGGTGGTCGCTGCTCGCCTGGGACGCGGCCGGCCACCGCATCGACGTCCTCGACGGCACCGACTGGCGTGGCCCGGCCTGGCAGCGGCTGGTGACCGCGCCCTCGCGCACCGGGCAGGTCGCGCCGGCCGAGCGCTGGTCGATGCTCAACCTGGACTACGCCGACTTCCAGGAGTCACGCACGGTGCGCGCGCTGGGCGACTGGGATTCGGGCGCGCGCAAGGGCGCCTGCCCCGACGGCCAGCGCCTCACCGGCCTGGCGCACACCGGCGGCCGCGGCCTCTGCACCGGCACGCTGCCCACTCCGACGGGCTACGCCGTGGTCCGCGACGAGTCCTATGTGGACACCGACTGGGCGTCGGGCTACACCAAGGCGCAGTGCCCGCCCGACCACGCCGTGGTCGGCTACAGCGTCAAGGGCGCGGCGGTCTCCGCGGTGCTGTGCGGCCGCTCCCCCACGCCGCTCGGCCGCACCGGCCGCACGGTCTGGTTCGACCGCGGCGACAACCGGCCGGCCGGCGACCCGGGTGGGGACTTCGCCACGGGCAACTACAAGGGACAGTGCGCGCCGGGCGAGTACGTCGCCGGTGTGGCGTACACCGGCCGCATCGGCTCGAACCGCACACCCGACGCGCTGCTCTGCCGCTCGTGACCACGGCCGGTGGGTCGCCCGGACCCACCGGCCGCCGGGTCACACGAGCGACGCGGTCAGCCCGCCGTCGAGGACGTAGTGGCTGCCGGTGATCCACGTCGCCCGGTCGGACGCCAGGAACGCCGCCACCTCCGCGATGTCCTGCGGGGTGCCGAGGCGGCCCTGCTTCGCCGCGACGAGGTCGCCGAACGGGACCTGGGTCGCGGCCTCGAAGTCGGGCACCAGGCGCTCGACCATGGCCGTGTCCGCGAAGCCCGGGCAGACCGCGTTGACCCGGATGCCGGCCGGGCGCATCTCCACCGCGGCGACCCGGGTCAGCTGGATGACCGCCGCCTTCGTCGCGCAGTAGGAGCCGAGCAGCGGGCTGCCGCCGATGCCGGCGATCGAGGCGATGTTGACGATGTTCCCCTTGGACTCCACCAGGTGCGGGGTCGCCGCCTTCATCGCCACGAACGTGCCGCGCACGTTCACCGCGAAGATCTTGTCGAAGCTCTCCGTGGACTGCTGCAGCAGCGGCGACGAGACCTCGATCCCGGCGTTGTTGACCAGGACGTCGAGGCCGCCGAGGAGGTCGACCGCCTGCTGGATGGCGGCCTGGACCTGGGCCTCGTCCGTCACGTCGCAGTTCGCGACGCCGGCGGCGCCGATCTCGTCGGCCGCCTGCTTGGCCGCGTCGGCGTTCATGTCGCTGACCACGACCCGGGCGCCGCGTTCGGTGAACAGCTTCGCGATCGCCTTGCCGATGCCGGCGCCGGACCCGGTGACGAAGACGCGCTTTCCCTCGAGTTCGGACATGCTGGTTCCTCTCACATCGCTTCGATCTTGGGCAGGATCTCTTCCTTCAGGCGTTTCATGTCGTCGAGTGTCTTCGCGACCGGGACGTCCTGGAAGGGCGGCCACAGGAACGGCATCGTCAGGCCTGCTTCCCGGTACCGCTTGAGCTGGTCGGTGATCTGCGCCTCGGAGCCGACGAGCAGGTTGGTGCCCTTGCCCCTCGGGCTCTGGTCCATGTCCTGGTCGGTGATGACGAACCAGATCATGCTGGAGATCTCGAGGTCGTCGACCGACCGCCTGGTGTCGAGTTCGTCGAGCTCGCGCTGGATCTCGGTGCGCCACCGCTGGATGTCCTCGGGCGAGTCCTGGATCCCGATCCAGCCCGACAGGTTGTACTTGGCGATCCGGCTGGCCGAGCGCTTCGGGTCCTTGAGGCCGCTGAAGAAGATCGGCGGGTGCGGCTTCTGCACCGGCTTGGCGCCGAATCCGGCCGGCTCGAAGTCGGCGAACTCGCCGTGGTACTCGAAGACCTCGTTGGTCCAGATGCCCTGCATGATCTCCAGGGTTTCGCGCACATGCTTGTGCCGCTTGGGAAATATGTGCGCGGCGCTCGCGGCGGCGAACTCTTCCGGCATCCAGCCGGAGCCGACGGCGACGTTGAGCCGGCCTCCCGAGAGGTGGTCGATGGTGGCCAACTCGGCGGCGAGGACGCCGGGCGAGCGGTAGGGCGTGTCGATGATGCTCATGCCGATCCGCACCTTCGACGTCTTCGCCGCGAGCCACGGGAGCAGCGGCATGCCCTGGAGGAACTCGCCCCGCGAGCTCACCGGGAGTTGCCTGCCCATTTCGTCCAGCATCCCGAAGGGGTACTGCATTTCCCCTCGGTCCGAGGCCTCCGGCACGATGATCCGGTCGAGCGTCCAGACGGAGTCGAAGTCGAGGTCTTCGGCGAGCGCGGTGAGGTCTTCGAGCTCCCGGACGGTCACCTTGTCCCGGAAGTTCGGCAGGTAGAGCGCGAGTTTCATGGTCGGACAGCCTCCTTGCTGCGTTCGGTGAAGGTGGAGCGGATGTCGGCTTTGAGCACTTTGCCGACGGTGGAGCGCGGCAGCTCCGGCCAGATCTCGATCTGCTTCGGCGCCTTGACGCTGCCGATGCGGTCCTTGACGAACGCGATCAGCTCGCCCGTGTCCAGTTCCTGGCCGGGCTGGAGCTGGACGACGGCGGTGACGCGTTCGCCCCACTTGTCGTCGGGCAGCCCGATCACGGCGCAGTCGCGGACGGCGTCGTGGGCCATCACCGCCTGTTCGACCTCGGCGGAGTAGACGTTGAAGCCGCCGGTGATGACCATGTCCTTGGCGCGGTCGACGATGTGGAGGAAGCCCTCGTCGTCGAGGAACCCGATGTCGCCGGTGTGGTGCCAGCCGTGGGCCGACGCCTCCGCCGTCGCCTCGGGGTTGCGGTAGTAGCCGGCCATCACGAGCGAACCGCGCACGCAGATCTCCCCGCGCTCCCCCTTCGGGACGGGCCGCCCGTCCTCGTCGAGGATCGACACGGTGACCAGCGGCGAGGGCCGGCCGGCCGACGCCAGCCGTCCCGTGTGGATGGTCCCGTCGGGTCTGCGGTGCTCCGCGGGCGACATCGTCGAGATCATCATCGGGGCTTCGGACTGGCCGAACAGCTGGGCCATCGGGCCGATGCGGTCGAGGGCTTCGGTGAGCCGGGCCGTCGACATCGGGGCGGCGCCGTACCAGAAGCACTGCAGGGACGACAGGTCCGTGCGATCGAGCGCCTCGTGGCCGAGCACCATGTAGATCAGCGTCGGCGGTAGGAACGTGTGGGTGACGCGGTGGCGTTCGATCAGTTCCAGGAAGCGGCCGACGTCGGGCTTGGCCATGATCACGACTTCGCCGCCGCGGGCGAGGATCGGGAAGCACAGGACGCCGGCCGCGTGGGTCAGCGGGGCCAGGGCCAGGTACACCGGACGTCCGTCGAAGGGGTAGCTCATCAGCGTGATCGCCGACATCGCTTCGAGGTTGCGGCC
This genomic window from Amycolatopsis mongoliensis contains:
- a CDS encoding LLM class flavin-dependent oxidoreductase, with the translated sequence MKLALYLPNFRDKVTVRELEDLTALAEDLDFDSVWTLDRIIVPEASDRGEMQYPFGMLDEMGRQLPVSSRGEFLQGMPLLPWLAAKTSKVRIGMSIIDTPYRSPGVLAAELATIDHLSGGRLNVAVGSGWMPEEFAAASAAHIFPKRHKHVRETLEIMQGIWTNEVFEYHGEFADFEPAGFGAKPVQKPHPPIFFSGLKDPKRSASRIAKYNLSGWIGIQDSPEDIQRWRTEIQRELDELDTRRSVDDLEISSMIWFVITDQDMDQSPRGKGTNLLVGSEAQITDQLKRYREAGLTMPFLWPPFQDVPVAKTLDDMKRLKEEILPKIEAM
- a CDS encoding SDR family NAD(P)-dependent oxidoreductase encodes the protein MSELEGKRVFVTGSGAGIGKAIAKLFTERGARVVVSDMNADAAKQAADEIGAAGVANCDVTDEAQVQAAIQQAVDLLGGLDVLVNNAGIEVSSPLLQQSTESFDKIFAVNVRGTFVAMKAATPHLVESKGNIVNIASIAGIGGSPLLGSYCATKAAVIQLTRVAAVEMRPAGIRVNAVCPGFADTAMVERLVPDFEAATQVPFGDLVAAKQGRLGTPQDIAEVAAFLASDRATWITGSHYVLDGGLTASLV
- a CDS encoding acyl-CoA synthetase; this encodes MSLYFYLEKGASLDPDAPCLTLDGSSVSYGQVVELAGAVARALRHSGVRPGDKVGILSANDPTAFTCVFGIARAGAVWCPINPRNAAGENAELLDLFDCATLIFQPGFEDLVREIAPKLPKLTTLVRLGDGDDFAPGFPDWLDAARDDPPAEAAQPDDVVALVGTGGTTGRPKGVMLTGRNLEAMSAITLMSYPFDGRPVYLALAPLTHAAGVLCFPILARGGEVVIMAKPDVGRFLELIERHRVTHTFLPPTLIYMVLGHEALDRTDLSSLQCFWYGAAPMSTARLTEALDRIGPMAQLFGQSEAPMMISTMSPAEHRRPDGTIHTGRLASAGRPSPLVTVSILDEDGRPVPKGERGEICVRGSLVMAGYYRNPEATAEASAHGWHHTGDIGFLDDEGFLHIVDRAKDMVITGGFNVYSAEVEQAVMAHDAVRDCAVIGLPDDKWGERVTAVVQLQPGQELDTGELIAFVKDRIGSVKAPKQIEIWPELPRSTVGKVLKADIRSTFTERSKEAVRP
- a CDS encoding glycoside hydrolase family 5 protein; the encoded protein is MGVVLTVLSAVGSVVVPALPASAAADPPAFVGPLSTRGRYIVDANGDRFKLKAANWHGASGTWTGSGDVNDPANHHAGEIAYQTPLGLDRASIDTVIDGLAQLGLNSVRLQFSNAMIHDPRPVPDLPANPGLHGLTPLQVYDRVVERLTARGFAVILNNHTTTSRWCCGLDGNERWNTAQTEQQWQDDWLFMARRYAANKRVVGADLYNEVRRNTFDDPNWGWGNDKDWQRASQQVGDRILTEANRDLLIIVEGINWTGLPIDGFAHGRPTLEPARTLSHTLVDSGKLVYSAHFYGYTGPNHSGATGIGETHDPRYRDLSLQELRDTLYRQAFFVEQDTGKHYTAPLWISEFGEGRGTTDAASRAWFENFVDYLAQTDTDFAYWPAVGFQTNGSGDGWSLLAWDAAGHRIDVLDGTDWRGPAWQRLVTAPSRTGQVAPAERWSMLNLDYADFQESRTVRALGDWDSGARKGACPDGQRLTGLAHTGGRGLCTGTLPTPTGYAVVRDESYVDTDWASGYTKAQCPPDHAVVGYSVKGAAVSAVLCGRSPTPLGRTGRTVWFDRGDNRPAGDPGGDFATGNYKGQCAPGEYVAGVAYTGRIGSNRTPDALLCRS